The proteins below are encoded in one region of Cucurbita pepo subsp. pepo cultivar mu-cu-16 chromosome LG10, ASM280686v2, whole genome shotgun sequence:
- the LOC111804233 gene encoding RING-H2 finger protein ATL78-like codes for MSITNSRRLLLPAVTASPPVSAQLRPGFGSFDMNVVMVLSVLLCALVCSLGLNAILKCALRCSSLLATMSGGLGGGILAVHPKGVRRNVLKKFPTVEYPKEGNKLRGIDGECVICLSEFEGGDRVRVLPKCYHGFHVHCIDKWLSSHNSCPKCRNCLTDSCHKIAAGGSQEAPDGEFIAIDPPPPPPPGEEVVVNVVIAPVEREGLVCNYR; via the coding sequence ATGTCTATCACTAATTCAAGGAGGCTTCTCCTTCCCGCCGTGACCGCCAGTCCGCCGGTGTCAGCGCAGCTGCGACCTGGGTTCGGGAGCTTTGACATGAACGTAGTGATGGTCCTTTCGGTTCTCCTCTGTGCTCTAGTTTGCTCTCTGGGTCTCAACGCGATCCTAAAATGCGCGTTGCGGTGTTCCAGTTTGTTGGCAACGATGTCGGGTGGACTTGGCGGTGGGATTTTGGCGGTGCATCCGAAAGGTGTTCGACGAAATGTCTTAAAGAAATTTCCGACGGTGGAATACCCAAAAGAGGGGAATAAATTAAGGGGAATCGATGGGGAATGCGTGATTTGTTTGTCGGAATTCGAGGGTGGGGATCGGGTTCGTGTATTGCCCAAATGCTACCATGGCTTCCACGTTCATTGCATTGATAAATGGCTGAGTTCCCATAATTCTTGCCCCAAGTGCCGCAATTGCCTCACTGACAGTTGCCATAAGATCGCCGCTGGAGGCAGCCAGGAGGCGCCTGACGGCGAGTTCATCGCTATTGAcccgccaccgccgccaccTCCGGGGGAGGAAGTGGTTGTGAATGTTGTTATTGCTCCGGTGGAACGGGAAGGCTTGGTGTGCAACTATAGGTAA